One Alkaliphilus sp. B6464 genomic window carries:
- the atpB gene encoding F0F1 ATP synthase subunit A, whose amino-acid sequence MEGFGPRIIFEVAGIPVSETVVVTWIIMAVFAIVSIVITRNFEKIPKGAQNVVEMLVDTINKFTVQTMGEDRINFAPYMGTVILFLAVGNLAGLVGLRPPTADLNTTFALSMITFFLIHYNSIKASGVGRKLKGYFEPLPFLFPINVLGDVATPISLAFRLFGNIVGGLVIMSLLYGALASFSGMIGLKAIPILQAGIPIVFHAYFDVFSGVLQSFIFVMLSMVYISNAME is encoded by the coding sequence ATGGAAGGTTTCGGTCCAAGAATTATCTTCGAAGTTGCAGGCATACCAGTTTCAGAAACTGTAGTTGTAACATGGATCATTATGGCTGTATTTGCCATTGTTTCAATAGTAATCACTCGAAATTTTGAGAAAATTCCAAAAGGAGCTCAAAATGTAGTAGAAATGCTAGTAGATACTATAAATAAATTTACCGTACAAACAATGGGTGAAGATAGGATAAATTTTGCTCCGTATATGGGTACTGTAATATTATTTTTAGCAGTTGGAAATTTAGCGGGTCTTGTAGGCCTCAGACCACCTACAGCAGACCTAAATACTACATTTGCATTATCAATGATTACTTTTTTCCTAATCCACTACAATTCAATAAAAGCAAGTGGAGTAGGTAGAAAATTGAAAGGGTATTTTGAGCCACTTCCTTTCTTATTCCCTATTAACGTACTGGGTGATGTAGCAACACCTATATCACTTGCTTTCCGTCTATTCGGAAACATTGTAGGTGGACTTGTTATTATGTCTTTACTATATGGGGCTCTTGCTAGCTTTAGTGGCATGATTGGATTAAAAGCCATACCAATTCTTCAAGCTGGTATTCCGATAGTTTTTCATGCCTATTTTGATGTATTTTCTGGAGTACTTCAGTCATTTATTTTCGTTATGCTTTCTATGGTATATATTTCAAATGCCATGGAGTAA
- a CDS encoding ATP synthase subunit I — MESLQDLQLKLIKGVLIFNIIVGVGSIFIFDPWVPFITGQVFGMIISILNFRLLSLTLQTAIKMESAKAQVYVGSRYVIRFLLMGVVLFISIKADYINVLGTIIGLISLKLIILITQVFSNLQFFKTIIKRKEVK; from the coding sequence ATGGAAAGTTTACAGGATCTACAATTAAAACTTATAAAAGGAGTTTTAATTTTCAATATAATTGTTGGTGTAGGCAGTATTTTTATTTTTGATCCTTGGGTTCCATTTATAACAGGACAAGTTTTTGGTATGATTATATCAATACTTAATTTTCGTCTGCTTTCACTAACACTGCAAACTGCTATAAAGATGGAGTCTGCTAAAGCACAAGTTTATGTTGGTTCTAGATATGTCATTAGATTTTTGCTTATGGGAGTAGTTTTATTTATTTCCATTAAAGCAGACTATATAAATGTTTTAGGTACGATTATAGGATTAATTTCTTTGAAATTAATCATACTTATAACACAGGTGTTTAGCAATTTACAGTTTTTTAAAACCATCATTAAGAGAAAGGAGGTAAAATAA
- a CDS encoding AtpZ/AtpI family protein, which produces MKKKGSVFENLALISQIGISMVVSIMISLYIGKWLDDRLGTGPVFLFIFIIIGIASAFMNVFKLIEREIRQKKRK; this is translated from the coding sequence ATGAAAAAAAAAGGTAGTGTATTTGAAAATTTGGCACTAATTAGTCAAATAGGTATTTCTATGGTTGTGTCCATTATGATTAGCCTATACATAGGAAAGTGGTTAGATGATCGATTAGGGACAGGGCCTGTATTTTTATTTATTTTTATAATAATAGGAATTGCTTCAGCTTTTATGAATGTATTTAAATTAATTGAGAGAGAGATAAGGCAGAAAAAAAGGAAGTGA
- the wecB gene encoding non-hydrolyzing UDP-N-acetylglucosamine 2-epimerase, with product MEKLKVMTIFGTRPEAIKMAPLVKKMEEYEEIESIVCLTAQHREMLDMVVELFDIKPHYDLNVMKHGQTISDITVKVLKGIEEVLIKEKPHVVLVHGDTSTTFVGALAAFYQKIKVGHVEAGLRSGNIYSPYPEEMNRKLTTNLASIHFAPTDGNYNNLIKEGVDDKDIFITGNTVIDALLSVVKKDYIFENQILNNIDYENKKVIVMTCHRRENWGKPMEDIFTSVKELAQENKEVEVIFPVHLNPNIRSLANNIMGDQENIHLIEPLDYEPFANLLNKAYLILTDSGGIQEEAPALGKPILVMRTETERPEAAEAGTVKIIGVEKDNIKEGVNLLLNDKHEYEKMANAINPYGDGNASKRTVEALLQYFGYSSSKSQ from the coding sequence ATGGAAAAGTTAAAGGTAATGACTATATTTGGAACCAGACCAGAGGCCATAAAGATGGCTCCCCTAGTAAAAAAAATGGAGGAATATGAAGAGATAGAGTCTATAGTTTGTTTAACTGCCCAGCATCGTGAAATGCTTGATATGGTAGTAGAACTTTTTGATATTAAGCCACACTACGATCTAAATGTTATGAAACATGGGCAGACTATATCTGATATTACAGTGAAGGTATTAAAAGGAATAGAGGAAGTTCTAATTAAAGAAAAACCCCATGTTGTTTTGGTTCATGGCGATACATCTACCACGTTTGTAGGAGCACTGGCAGCTTTTTATCAAAAAATTAAAGTAGGACATGTCGAGGCGGGACTAAGAAGTGGCAATATATATTCTCCATATCCTGAGGAAATGAATAGAAAGCTTACAACGAACCTTGCAAGTATTCATTTTGCTCCTACAGATGGTAACTACAATAATTTAATAAAAGAAGGAGTAGATGACAAAGATATTTTTATTACTGGGAATACTGTAATAGATGCTCTGCTTTCTGTAGTTAAGAAAGATTATATATTTGAAAACCAGATTTTAAATAATATAGATTATGAAAATAAAAAAGTAATAGTAATGACATGCCATAGAAGAGAAAACTGGGGTAAACCTATGGAAGATATATTTACTTCCGTAAAGGAGCTGGCTCAGGAAAATAAAGAAGTTGAGGTAATATTTCCAGTACATTTAAATCCTAATATACGCTCATTGGCTAATAACATTATGGGAGATCAAGAAAATATTCATTTAATAGAGCCACTAGACTACGAACCTTTTGCAAACCTTTTAAATAAAGCATATTTAATATTAACAGACTCTGGTGGAATACAAGAAGAGGCCCCAGCTTTAGGAAAGCCTATTTTAGTTATGAGAACAGAAACAGAAAGACCAGAGGCTGCCGAGGCAGGTACTGTAAAAATAATAGGTGTAGAAAAGGATAATATCAAAGAAGGAGTAAATCTTCTACTAAATGATAAGCATGAATACGAAAAAATGGCAAATGCTATAAATCCATATGGAGATGGTAATGCATCTAAAAGAACTGTAGAAGCTTTACTGCAGTACTTTGGATATAGTAGTAGTAAAAGCCAATAA
- a CDS encoding glycosyltransferase family 4 protein, which yields MEKQNIILAASAAFVIALVISYLLTPYAKKLAYKIGAIDIPKDNRRVHKEPMPRLGGIAIYSAFVITAIVMAVFNPNMHLNSEFKGILIGVTIIVMIGIVDDVKQISAKYKLAAQIVAALIVVYSGVTIDFINFPLVKSESGYVFLKALKIPMTIFWIVGITNTVNLIDGLDGLAAGVSAIASLSLAAVAYNIGQYNVAILLAILAGASSGFLPYNFNPAQIFMGDTGSLAIGFLLATISVEGVIKKAATIAVAIPVLALGVPIFDTTFAIIRRLLNGRPIMEADKGHLHHRLLDHGFSQKQTVITLYAISMVLGGSAVVVSNATSRISAYLVIAAISLLVLFGALRMGLMKKVEERKAKV from the coding sequence ATGGAAAAACAAAATATTATTTTAGCGGCAAGTGCCGCATTTGTTATTGCGTTAGTAATTTCATACTTATTGACTCCCTATGCAAAAAAATTAGCCTATAAAATAGGCGCTATTGATATACCTAAGGATAATAGAAGAGTACACAAAGAACCTATGCCTAGGCTAGGTGGTATTGCTATTTACTCAGCCTTTGTTATTACTGCTATAGTTATGGCTGTATTTAATCCTAACATGCACCTTAACAGTGAGTTTAAAGGAATATTAATAGGTGTTACTATAATTGTAATGATAGGCATAGTTGATGATGTGAAACAAATTTCAGCTAAGTACAAATTAGCTGCTCAAATAGTCGCTGCTTTAATAGTAGTATATAGTGGTGTAACTATCGACTTTATTAATTTTCCTCTAGTAAAGAGTGAAAGCGGATATGTTTTTTTAAAGGCCTTAAAAATTCCCATGACTATTTTTTGGATAGTAGGTATTACTAATACAGTAAACTTAATTGATGGATTAGATGGATTAGCTGCAGGGGTTTCTGCTATAGCTTCCTTGTCTTTGGCTGCTGTTGCCTACAATATTGGTCAGTATAATGTTGCTATTTTGCTTGCAATATTAGCAGGGGCATCATCTGGATTTTTACCCTATAACTTTAACCCGGCACAAATTTTCATGGGAGATACAGGCTCCTTGGCAATAGGGTTTCTATTAGCTACTATTTCCGTGGAAGGTGTTATTAAAAAGGCTGCTACCATTGCAGTAGCTATACCTGTGCTAGCCTTGGGAGTACCTATATTTGATACTACATTTGCAATAATTAGAAGATTATTAAATGGTAGACCTATTATGGAAGCAGATAAGGGTCATCTACACCACAGGTTGTTAGATCATGGATTTAGTCAAAAACAAACTGTTATAACATTATATGCCATAAGTATGGTATTAGGTGGTAGTGCTGTAGTAGTGTCAAATGCTACAAGTAGAATATCTGCATACTTAGTTATTGCTGCTATATCATTGCTAGTTTTATTTGGAGCATTAAGAATGGGACTAATGAAAAAAGTCGAAGAAAGAAAAGCAAAAGTATAA
- a CDS encoding deoxycytidylate deaminase: MRPSWDEYFMEMAEIVKTRSTCLRRQVGAVVVKDKRILASGYNGAPTGLKHCEETGCLREQLGIPSGQRHELCRGLHAEQNAIIQASLHGVKLEGATLYVTIQPCVVCAKMVINAGISKLVFKGDYPDELSWQMLQESGIELRRI; this comes from the coding sequence ATGCGTCCATCTTGGGATGAATATTTTATGGAAATGGCGGAAATAGTTAAAACACGGTCTACTTGTTTACGTAGACAGGTGGGGGCTGTTGTTGTTAAAGATAAAAGAATTTTAGCTAGTGGATATAATGGTGCTCCTACAGGGCTAAAGCATTGTGAGGAGACGGGATGTCTTAGAGAGCAGCTGGGGATACCTTCAGGGCAGCGACATGAACTTTGTAGAGGACTTCATGCAGAGCAAAATGCTATTATTCAGGCCTCGCTTCACGGAGTTAAACTAGAAGGGGCTACCCTTTACGTAACAATTCAGCCCTGTGTAGTATGTGCTAAAATGGTTATTAATGCAGGAATTAGCAAGTTGGTATTTAAAGGAGATTATCCTGATGAACTTTCTTGGCAAATGCTTCAAGAATCTGGAATTGAATTAAGAAGGATATAG